From a single Leishmania infantum JPCM5 genome chromosome 36 genomic region:
- a CDS encoding putative rab-like GTPase activating protein, whose protein sequence is MPLAANRNTADSLAKAQGYYPSQTPPRSGTTAMKSYDEFGGTEQVVQVVSSPLLLVAPTEEMQLGRGSSPFHAPQAARFPAACTVAVPPSVASRPRPLMRAKAHDAGNAELPQPLSRSQLRAAPTGGSDSDTEEEGHDSRLVTPDADGRNPRPGNESAVEAEENDSEQQLVDEFGFVIDEDAKERDGKYIRGIDGRQVVRREIKWANMAADWNKTNTKMHAKLKERCRKGIPSRFRGVAWQLLMGSFHQLNSEENNGVYVALRDKKLADKETDAIISRDLARTFPTHVLFQDPGGVGQTFLRNVLHAYAGCDPEVGYVQGMGFLVAALSTQMAEEESFWALHEMMYNERYKMRELFRPGFPLLQQFFYQLKRLIARLLPRLSKRLDELEIQPSFFASQWFLTLFVGHFPFRALLRVWDIFFSEGWKIIFRTGIALLKWEESHLLTLPFEDTLLALKGLQDGKDAYELLRRAHRVKFKTAELNRYGDEYWEMVGLIHRD, encoded by the coding sequence ATGCCCCTCGCTGCAAACCGCAACACGGCAGACAGTCTCGCGAAGGCGCAAGGATATTACCCGTCACAGACGCCGCCCAGGAGTGGCACAACGGCGATGAAGTCGTATGATGAGTTTGGTGGCACTGAACAGGTGGTTCAGGTGGTTTCCTCTCCTTTACTACTTGTGGCTCCGACTGAGGAGATGCAGCTGggccgcggcagctcgcCCTTTCACGCCCCGCAGGCAGCTCGTTTCCCAGCGGCTTGCACGGTTGCCGTGCCACCAAGCGTCGCATCGCGACCGAGACCTCTGATGCGTGCGAAGGCCCACGACGCGGGGAACGCAGAGCTCCCTCAGCCGCTAAGCAGGAGTCAGCTGCGGGCGGCACCgacgggcggcagcgactcggacacggaggaggagggtcaTGACAGTAGACTTGTGACGCCAGACGCTGATGGAAGGAACCCGCGCCCCGGCAACGAGAGCGCCGTCGAGGCAGAAGAGAATGACTCTGAACAGCAGTTGGTAGACGAGTTCGGCTTCGTGATTGACGAGGACGCCAAGGAGAGGGACGGTAAGTACATTCGCGGCATTGATGGGAGGCAAGTGGTTCGGCGGGAGATCAAGTGGGCCAACATGGCGGCCGACTGGAACAAGACGAACACGAAGATGCACGCCAAGCTGAAGGAGAGGTGCCGCAAGGGCATCCCGAGTCGCTTCCGCGGCGTCGCGTGGCAGCTGCTCATGGGCTCCTTTCATCAGCTGAACTCGGAGGAGAACAACGGCGTCTatgtggcgctgcgggaCAAGAAGCTCGCGGACAAGGAGACAGACGCCATCATCTCGCGCGACCTCGCTCGAACATTTCCCACCCACGTTCTCTTCCAGGACCCAGGTGGTGTTGGGCAGACCTTCCTGCGCAACGTCCTGCACGCCTACGCCGGGTGTGATCCGGAGGTGGGCTACGTGCAAGGCATGGGCTTCCTCGTCGCGGCGCTGTCCACGCAaatggcggaggaggagtcCTTTTGGGCCCTGCATGAAATGATGTACAATGAGCGGTACAAGATGCGGGAGTTGTTCCGCCCTGGCTTCCCGTTGCTACAGCAGTTCTTCTATCAGCTGAAGCGTCTCATTGCGCGACTGCTACCGCGTCTGTCGAAGCGGCTCGACGAGCTTGAGATTCAGCCTTCCTTCTTTGCCTCGCAATGGTTTCTGACGCTGTTCGTCGGTCACTTTCCCTTtcgggcgctgctgcgtgtgtgggacATCTTTTTCTCGGAGGGCTGGAAGATCATATTTCGTACCGGTATCGCGCTCTTGAAATGGGAGGAATCTCACCTCTTGACGCTGCCGTTCGAGGACACGCTGTTGGCGCTCAAAGGTCTGCAGGATGGAAAAGACGCATACGAGCTTCTTCGGCGAGCGCACCGTGTAAAGTTCAAGACAGCGGAGCTGAATCGATATGGCGACGAGTACTGGGAAATGGTGGGTTTGATTCATCGAGACTGA
- a CDS encoding putative rab-like GTPase activating protein, with amino-acid sequence MILPHAEEVELRRGSSPATITSTTGRVNRVAVETSSEENQEAVSQDRLEGRDGAGKCPATSASLGTPSKKDRFQATSSKVKGALSAPRRAAYEFHDMFGFLVTEEEKAAEDYERRNNGYSRAYLDKWEYMMAHWASVKHDTLKRYCRRGVPQPKRCAVWQHLLQSWGMKDRLPGVYMRLHSQPLDSKDLADVIARDLDRTFPTNRLFSVRSGQGQQMLRRILHAYANYNPDVGYCQGMGFLAATLILQVEEEEDAFWAFVAVMENAKYNMKAVFAPSFPQLQCAFYVFEALMRQKMRKLYAHLHDRHTIPPCFYAVHWFMTIFTYYFNFGLVSRIWDMFLCEGWKPVYRIALALLKIEERRLLSLNTDTELLLVLKGIQESKRPAELLKTALKIRFKSAYMNELMTEYNGQPS; translated from the coding sequence ATGATCCTCCCTCACGCCGAGGAAgtagagctgcgccgcgggtCATCGCCGGCAACCATCACCTCCACCACGGGGCGCGTAAACCGTGTCGCCGTGGAAACTAGCAGCGAGGAAAACCAGGAGGCGGTCTCGCAGGACAGGCTTGAGggccgcgatggcgcaggGAAGTGCCCCGCTACATCCGCGAGCCTCGGTACACCCTCGAAGAAAGACCGTTTCCAAGCCACCTCCTCTAAGGTGAAGGGTGCCTTGAGCGCgccccgccgcgccgcctacGAATTCCACGACATGTTCGGCTTCCTCGtaacagaggaggagaaggccgcGGAGGACTACGAGCGCCGAAACAACGGTTACAGCCGCGCATATCTGGATAAGTGGGAGTACATGATGGCCCACTGGGCCAGCGTGAAGCATGACACACTGAAGAGGTACTGCAGACGCGGAGTGCCGCAACCGAAGCGGTGCGCTGTCtggcagcacctgctgcagagCTGGGGAATGAAGGATCGTCTCCCAGGGGTGTACATGCGCCTCCACAGTCAGCCACTCGACTCCAAAGACTTGGCAGACGTCATCGCGCGCGACCTCGATCGCACCTTCCCGACGAACCGCCTCTTCAGCGTGAGGTCGGGCCAGGGGCAGcagatgctgcgccgcatccttCACGCCTACGCAAACTACAACCCCGACGTGGGGTACTGCCAGGGCATGGGCTTCCTCGCTGCCACCCTCATCCTccaggtggaggaggaggaggacgcctTTTGGGCCTTTGTCGCTGTCATGGAGAACGCCAAGTACAATATGAAGGCCGTCTTCGCCCCTAGCTTCCCGCAACTGCAATGTGCCTTTTACGTCTTCGAGGCACTGATGCGCCAGAAGATGCGGAAGCTGTACGCCCACCTGCACGACAGGCATACTATTCCCCCGTGTTTCTACGCTGTACACTGGTTCATGACCATCTTTACATACTACTTCAACTTTGGTCTTGTGTCCCGCATCTGGGACATGTTTCTCTGCGAGGGGTGGAAGCCGGTGTACCGCatcgcgctggcgctgctcaaGATCGAGGAGCGGCGGTTGCTGTCACTGAACACAGATACAGAACTGCTGCTGGTACTCAAGGGCATTCAGGAGTCGAAACGTCCTGCTGAGCTGCTCAAGACCGCGCTCAAAATACGTTTCAAGAGCGCCTACATGAACGAGTTAATGACTGAGTACAACGGGCAACCAAGTTAG
- a CDS encoding putative centrin — protein sequence MINTAFSTADGRRLPRDLTDQQKRDIEEAFRVLDVKGVNTITPNDLKVALRALGYEPDKDAVRKLVAEMDRGGVSSNLVLSEFEDVMRQRFFAEDRDDEVDLAFPLFTEGKSDFISLDDLKRVAAEVGEDIPEDVLQEIIRECDVLDRDDRISREEFNRMLKSDK from the coding sequence ATGATCAacaccgccttctccaccgccgacggccggcggctgccgcgcgacTTGACGGACCAGCAGAAGCGGGACATTGAGGAGGCGTTCCGCGTGCTCGACGTGAAAGGCGTGAACACCATCACGCCAAACGACCTAAAGGTGGCACTGCGCGCGCTCGGGTACGAACCGGACAAGGATGCGGTGCGAAAGCTTGTGGCGGAGATGgatcgcggcggcgtctccaGTAACCTTGTTCTCAGCGAATTCGAGGACGTCATGCGCCAGCGCTTCTTTGCTGAGGACAGAGACGACGAGGTGGACCTTGCCTTCCCGCTATTCACAGAAGGCAAGTCGGATTTCATCTCTCTCGATGACCTGAAacgggtggcggcggaggttGGCGAGGATATCCCGGAGGATGTGCTGCAGGAAATCATTCGCGAGTGCGATGTGCTTGATCGCGACGACCGCATTTCTCGTGAGGAGTTCAACAGGATGCTGAAGTCAGACAAGTGA